Proteins encoded together in one Ipomoea triloba cultivar NCNSP0323 chromosome 4, ASM357664v1 window:
- the LOC116015054 gene encoding proteinase inhibitor PSI-1.2-like codes for MASSKVGFLALLVLGILVMGSNVEHVEAQICPQFCEADLEYKICPPSKEKIRDICENCCTIGNSGCQLYRKDGSPICA; via the exons ATGGCTAGTAGCAAAGTTGGTTTCCTCGCTCTCCTTGTTTTGG GAATTCTTGTGATGGGGAGCAATGTGGAACATGTAGAGGCCCAAATCTGCCCTCAATTCTGTGAGGCGGATCTAGAGTACAAGATATGCCCTCCAAGCAAGGAAAAAATCAGAGACATATGTGAAAATTGCTGCACAATAGGAAACTCCGGCTGCCAACTCTACCGCAAGGATGGATCTCCTATCTGTGCTTGA